The DNA sequence TAATAAATCAATAATTGATTGATCAGTTGAATAGCCTAGCGCGCGTAATAATATAGTTAACGGTAATTTTCTTGTTCTGTCGATACGCACATAAACAATATCTTTTGCATCAGTTTCAAACTCTAACCAAGCACCACGGTTAGGAATAACTGTTGCATCATAGTTTTCGCGACCGTTTTTATCTATTTTTTCATTGAAGTATACGGATGGAGAACGTACTAATTGCGAAACAATAACACGTTCCGCACCATTAATTACGAAAGTACCAGTATCTGTCATTAATGGGAAATCACCCATAAAGACTTCTTGGTCTTTCACTTCTCCTGTTTCTTTGTTAATAAGACGCACTTTGACACGAAGAGGTGCAGCATAAGTTACGTCGCGGTTCTTAGATTCCTCTAAATCGTATTTCGGTTCACCCAATCTATAATCTACAAATTCTAAAGAAAGGTTGCCTGTGAAGTCTTCGATTGGAGAAATGTCTCTAAACATTTCTAATAAGCCTTCTTTTAAGAACCATTCATAAGATTTAGTTTGAATTTCAATAAGGTTTGGTAATTCTAAAACCTCAGAAATTCTCGCGTAATTTCTACGTTTACGATGTCTTCCATATTGGACAAATTTACCTGCCAAACAGATTCACCCCTCAAAAATTGTTCGAATGTCTCTTACATTATAAAATAAACAAAACGGTAACAAGACAAAAAGAAAACGGCAGCACACCCGATGACACCATTTTCTATTCTGTGTTATTAAAGATTTACTTTGTTATTTTATACGTAAAAGTACACACTTCTTGAACATAAATTTTTACATTCTATAACTATATCAGAAACTCATATGGTTGTCAATGGTTAACGCTTGCTTTTTAAAATATAATACCCTTTCTCTTTAGTCAGGGTTTCAACGTTCCCAAAAACAGCTTCCATTTTCTTTTTTGCTGAAGGCATGCCTTGTTTCTTTTGAATCACAACATACAACTCGCCGTCTGCCTTCAACTTCTCATATGCATCTTCTAAAATACCATGGACCACTGACTTTCCTGCCCTGATTGGCGGATTCGTCACAACCATGTCGCATGAATCATCTTGAACTTCAGCTAAACCATCGCTCTCTAAAATAGTGACATTATCAATATGATTCTTTTCACTATTTTCTTTTGCTAGATCCAGTGCACGGTGGTTCACATCCAAGATGATAATTTGATGATGCGGTGATACTTTTGCAATCATCAATCCGATTGGGCCGTAGCCGCAGCCGACATCAACAATGGTTTTGCTCGGTCCTGGCGGATGTTCTTTTAAGAACGTTCGCACAAGCAAATCCGAACCGAAGTCGATTTTCCCTTTTGAAAATACACCGGCATCTGTCACGAGATTCAATTCATTTTGATGATAATGGTATTTAAACGTCTCTTTATGACTTTCAATATTTGGATCTTTGTCGTAATAATGACTCATACTTACACCTCATTGCTTCTCTTTAGAAATCATTTGAGCCTGTTTGTTTCATTCTAAATAAAGGCAAGCACACCCTTTACTCTAAGGATACACATAACATCAGTGTTTTGCTATAAATACCTTTTATTCAAAATTGAACTGCACTCATTAGAAAAACCCCGTTAACTCAATAACGGGGTTTTCATTTCTCAAAGAATTCAGGCTGTGAAACGATGTTTCACGATATTAACAATGGTAATTAGCCTCGTTCTCTTTTCATTTAGTTATTGGCTGTTTAAATAGAATTATTTTAATTCTACAGTTGCGCCAACTTCTTCTAATGTTTCTTTAAGTTTTTCAGCTTCTTCTTTAGGTAAAGCTTCTTTGATTACTTTAGGAGCGTTGTCTACTAATTCTTTAGCGTCTTTTAATCCTAAGCCAGTTGCGTCTTTAACAGCTTTAACAACTTTGATTTTTGATGATCCAGCTGAAGTTAACTCAACGTCAAATTCAGTTTTTTCTGCTGCTGCGTCTCCGCCGCCTGCTGCACCTGCTGCTGCTACTGGAGCTGCTGCAGTTACACCAAATTCTTCTTCGATTGCTTTTACTAAGTCATTTAATTCTAATACTGACATTTCTTTAATTGCTTCAATGATTTGTTCTTGATTAGCCATTATATATTTCCTCCATTTTTTAAATAATTATTTGTGCGTACTGATTATTCAGCGCTTTCTTCTTCTTTTGATTCGCCAACTGCTTTAACTGCATAAGCGAAGTTGCGTACAGGAGCTTGTAATACAGAAAGTAACATAGATACAAGACCGTCGTGAGATGGTAAAGAACCAACAGTTTTAACTTCTTCTGCTGAGATAACACTACCGTCCATCACGCCTGTTTTAATTTCTAAAGCTTCGTGTTCTTTAGCAAATCCAGCAATAACTTTTGCAGGAGCAACTACGTCTTCAGTAGCTGTTGCAATAGCAGTAGGACCTACTAAGAATTCGTCAATACCTTCGATTCCCGCTTGTTCTGCAGCACGACGTAACATAGTGTTTTTGTAAACTTTGTACTCAACACCTGCTTCACGTAATTGTTTACGTAATTCAGTTACTTCAGCTACTGTTAAACCACGGTAATTCACGATTACTGTTGAAACAGAATTTTTAAGTTGATCAGCGATTTGGTCAACTAATTGTTTTTTAGCTTCAATAATTCCAGACATTTAGACACCTCCATATAAATTTTGTTCGGTGCTTTTTATTTGAGCCTTACCCAATAAAAAAAGCACTTTCACCCCACGGCAAAAAGTGCTTGAAAGTTTCATAGTTCACGTTCAAGTCAATTTTAGCCTCGGTAGGATCATTATTTTAAGTTATTTCTAACTCCTACTGTCTTAGGTAAAATAATCACATCAATAAATATAACTGTTACGATGTAATATGTCAATATGTTTTAAAAAAACTAGAGAAAATATTTTTAAAGCCTTGCAGATATAAATCTATACGATTGGCACTGTGCAACTTTAGCATTTTCTCTAGTTCTTAGTTTCATTTATATATTAAAGTTTGAAGCTTGAAGTATCTACTTTAACACCAGGACCCATTGTAGTTGACACTGCAACAGACTTGAAGTAAGTACCTTTAGCTGAAGCTGGTTTAGCTTTTGTTAAAACGTCTTGCAACGCTTTGAAGTTTTCAACTAAGTCTTCAGTACTGAATGATACTTTACCGATTGAAGCGTGGACAATACCAGCTTTCTCAGCACGGTATTCTACTTTACCTGCTTTGATTTCTTCAACCGCTTTTTTAACGTCCATTGTTACTGTGCCAGTTTTAGGGTTAGGCATTAAACCTTTAGGTCCTAATACACGACCTAATTTACCAACTTCGCCCATCATGTCCGGTGTAGCTACTACTACATCGAAATCGAACCAGCCTTGTTGGATTTTAGTTGCGTATTCTGATTCGCCTACGTAATCTGCGCCAGCTTCTTGAGCTTCAGTCGCTTTATCACCTTTCGCGAATACTAATACACGTTGAGTTTTACCAGTTCCGTGCGGTAATACTACCGCACCACGGATTTGCTGGTCGTTTTTACGAGTATCGATA is a window from the Staphylococcus sp. IVB6181 genome containing:
- a CDS encoding class I SAM-dependent methyltransferase, which gives rise to MSHYYDKDPNIESHKETFKYHYHQNELNLVTDAGVFSKGKIDFGSDLLVRTFLKEHPPGPSKTIVDVGCGYGPIGLMIAKVSPHHQIIILDVNHRALDLAKENSEKNHIDNVTILESDGLAEVQDDSCDMVVTNPPIRAGKSVVHGILEDAYEKLKADGELYVVIQKKQGMPSAKKKMEAVFGNVETLTKEKGYYILKSKR
- the rplL gene encoding 50S ribosomal protein L7/L12; the encoded protein is MANQEQIIEAIKEMSVLELNDLVKAIEEEFGVTAAAPVAAAGAAGGGDAAAEKTEFDVELTSAGSSKIKVVKAVKDATGLGLKDAKELVDNAPKVIKEALPKEEAEKLKETLEEVGATVELK
- the rplJ gene encoding 50S ribosomal protein L10, whose translation is MSGIIEAKKQLVDQIADQLKNSVSTVIVNYRGLTVAEVTELRKQLREAGVEYKVYKNTMLRRAAEQAGIEGIDEFLVGPTAIATATEDVVAPAKVIAGFAKEHEALEIKTGVMDGSVISAEEVKTVGSLPSHDGLVSMLLSVLQAPVRNFAYAVKAVGESKEEESAE
- the rplA gene encoding 50S ribosomal protein L1; translation: MAKKGKKYLEAAKKVDRNEYYGVEDAISLAKETSVANFDASVEVAFRLGIDTRKNDQQIRGAVVLPHGTGKTQRVLVFAKGDKATEAQEAGADYVGESEYATKIQQGWFDFDVVVATPDMMGEVGKLGRVLGPKGLMPNPKTGTVTMDVKKAVEEIKAGKVEYRAEKAGIVHASIGKVSFSTEDLVENFKALQDVLTKAKPASAKGTYFKSVAVSTTMGPGVKVDTSSFKL